Proteins found in one Zea mays cultivar B73 chromosome 1, Zm-B73-REFERENCE-NAM-5.0, whole genome shotgun sequence genomic segment:
- the LOC100286066 gene encoding uncharacterized protein LOC100286066, whose product MAVPGGRNGLRDEDDDMAQHAEAFGGVSDDEDVPPHLRALANAAQSGDVTALVAALDNHDGSIDVPVEDGDTLLHLACLYGHLPCVQLLLERGASLECQDEEGAIPLHDACAGGFTELVQYILNFAANKDGCVVRMLNTIDSEGDTPLHHAARGEHLDVVKLLLQAGASPKKENTYGQTPADMADQDTEVRTLLTAKQIEASTHMSDD is encoded by the exons ATGGCAGTTCCCGGCGGCCGCAACGGACTcagggacgaggacgacgacatggcccAGCACGCCGAGGCCTTCGGCGGCGTCTCTGACGACGAGGACGTGCCCCCCCACCTTCGCGCCCTCGCCAACGCCGCCCAGTCCGGCGACGTCACCGCCCTTGTGGCTGCCCTCG ATAATCATGATGGCAGTATTGATGTTCCAGTTGAAGATGGTGATACTTTGCTCCATCTGGCATGCTTATATGGTCATCTTCCTTGTGTGCAG CTATTGCTGGAACGTGGAGCTAGCTTGGAATGCCAAGACGAAGAAGGTGCTATTCCTCTTCACGATGCTTGTGCTGGAG GCTTCACTGAGCTGGTCCAATATATTCTCAACTTTGCTGCCAACAAGGATGGTTGCGTAGTGAGAATGCTCAACACTATTGATTCTGAAGGCGATACG CCGCTCCATCATGCTGCTAGAGGAGAACATTTGGATGTTGTCAAGCTTCTTCTCCAGGCTGGGGCGTCCCCCAAGAAGGAGAACACTTACGGGCAGACACCCGCTGATATGGCTGACCAAGACACCGAAGTTCGAACCCTGTTGACTGCCAAGCAAATTGAGGCAAGCACACACATGAGTGATGATTAA
- the LOC103644422 gene encoding uncharacterized protein: protein MDRRVSLATRSVRVLIPDQLPTLFEPQKAVMTPHVRASVVDDAAPPERRLTMLALQLAVLEKAASRLGTLGFIWATVVLLGGFAITLGQIDFWCITTLLLVEGARILGRSHELEWQHETTGRAPVSWAVGRVFHWLQLLSASSCAALSLVRLVHQRYGGSEEAHVNRHSALDIFYGLALAEALLFLVEKALWQWRVGHHRLLERVAADCHLNTACGAVAVRRFFYDSYSRCLNGSIFEGLHMDLVSYADDLLTAGSHDEQRLGASILAALVESDRFADATLRKIGTSGPTIERLIEMLSWKNASEKDVRRSAAVVVFMLTGRKLNALRVTGIPGAMESVASLLYADLDELNLLGLSILNKLARDHDNCDKIGRTRGLLDRIISYAGIVANGPATGPPTDMRLKAVKQSLRVVKRLASTTGTTGKLLRRELSDIVFTVSNIREVLQLQQQHDEKDVSELHRLAIEILTNLAMDEEAREMIGGTGGVVSTLVSMFLPEEQEAEPAPDRHKDAVRVEAGEALAMLALDSRRNCGAIIMAFGGGVDRLVETLSDPVVVISAARILRNLCTYAGEEYHLTLRGVTAGATKVLRNIMVEKTKLLNISIGLAAQMLRFMQPGKLRASLATAGVTDAALARTLVLVLREYSHPSLVLPRIRLHTLELAIALMRSDARFVALFVELGMEAEQRRVAETTSGLECFNVFSGSVGLSRRVVSVGSLVESAMELMRQQACTSQSQKR from the exons ATGGATCGCCGCGTGAGCCTTGCGACCCGGAGCGTGCGCGTGCTGATCCCCGACCAGCTGCCGACGCTGTTCGAGCCGCAGAAGGCGGTGATGACCCCGCACGTCCGCGCGAGCGTCGTGGACGACGCGGCGCCGCCGGAGCGCCGGCTCACCATGCTGGCACTCCAGCTCGCGGTGCTCGAGAAGGCGGCCAGCCGGCTCGGCACGTTGGGCTTCATCTGGGCCACCGTCGTGCTGCTCGGAGGCTTCGCCATCACGCTGGGCCAGATCGACTTCTGGTGCATCACCACCCTTCTGCTGGTCGAGGGCGCCCGGATCCTGGGCCGCAGCCACGAGCTGGAGTGGCAGCACGAGACCACGGGCCGCGCGCCCGTGTCGTGGGCCGTCGGCCGCGTCTTCCACTGGCTGCAGCTGCTGTCCGCGTCCTCCTGCGCCGCGCTCTCGCTCGTCCGCCTCGTCCACCAGCGCTACGGCGGCAGCGAGGAGGCCCACGTCAACCGCCACTCCGCGCTCGACATATTCTACGGCCTCGCGCTCGCCGAGGCGCTGCTGTTCCTCGTCGAGAAGGCGCTGTGGCAGTGGAGGGTGGGCCACCACCGCCTGCTGGAGCGCGTCGCCGCCGACTGCCACCTCAACACCGCCTGCGGCGCCGTCGCCGTCCGCCGCTTCTTCTACGACTCCTACTCCAGGTGCCTCAACGGCAGCATCTTCGAAGGCCTGCACATGGACCTCGTGTCCTACGCCGACGACCTGCTCACGGCGGGCTCGCACGACGAGCAGCGCCTCGGCGCCAGCATCCTCGCGGCGCTCGTCGAGTCCGACCGCTTCGCCGACGCCACGCTCCGCAAGATCGGCACGTCCGGGCCCACCATAGAGCGCCTCATCGAGATGCTCAGCTGGAAGAACGCCTCGGAGAAGGACGTGCGCCGCTCCGCCGCGGTCGTCGTGTTCATGCTCACCGGAAGAAAGCTCAACGCGCTCCGCGTCACTGGCATTCCCGGCGCCATGGAGTCCGTGGCTTCCTTGCTCTACGCCGACCTCGACGAGCTCAACCTCCTCGGTCTGTCCATCCTCAACAAGCTGGCGCGCGACCACGACAACTGCGACAAGATCGGGAGGACCAGGGGTCTTCTCGACAGGATCATCTCCTACGCGGGCATAGTGGCAAACGGGCCGGCGACGGGGCCGCCGACAGACATGCGCCTCAAGGCGGTCAAGCAGTCGCTCCGCGTTGTGAAGAGGCTAGCGAGCACGACGGGGACCACCGGAAAGCTGCTTCGGAGGGAGCTCTCTGACATTGTGTTCACGGTGAGCAACATCAGGGAGGTGCTGCAGCTGCAGCAGCAGCACGACGAGAAGGACGTGTCCGAGCTGCACCGCCTGGCGATCGAGATACTGACCAACCTCGCCATGGACGAGGAAGCGAGGGAGATGATCGGCGGCACGGGGGGTGTGGTCAGCACGCTGGTGTCGATGTTCTTGCCGGAAGAGCAGGAGGCAGAGCCAGCGCCCGACCGGCACAAGGACGCGGTCCGGGTGGAGGCCGGCGAGGCTCTTGCGATGCTGGCGCTGGACAGCCGGAGGAACTGCGGCGCGATCATCATGGCGTTCGGCGGAGGTGTGGACCGGCTCGTCGAGACGCTGAGTGATCCCGTCGTCGTCATCAGCGCCGCAAGGATCCTGCGCAACCTGTGCACCTACGCTGGAGAAGAGTATCATCTTACACTGAGAGGAGTTACCGCCGGCGCCACCAAG GTATTGCGCAATATCATGGTGGAGAAGACGAAGCTCCTGAACATCTCCATCGGCCTCGCGGCGCAGATGCTCCGGTTCATGCAGCCTGGGAAGCTCCGCGCGAGCCTCGCCACAGCGGGCGTCACGGACGCGGCGCTGGCGAGGACGCTAGTGCTGGTCCTGCGGGAGTACAGTCACCCGTCCCTGGTGCTGCCGCGCATCCGGCTGCACACGCTGGAGCTCGCCATCGCGTTGATGCGGTCGGACGCGCGCTTCGTGGCTCTCTTCGTGGAGCTCGGGATGGAGGCCGAGCAGAGGCGCGTCGCGGAAACCACCTCCGGGCTCGAGTGCTTCAATGTGTTCTCGGGCAGCGTCGGGCTCAGCCGCCGCGTCGTCAGCGTCGGCTCGCTCGTCGAATCCGCCATGGAGCTGATGAGGCAGCAGGCCTGCACATCGCAGTCACAGAAACGCTGA